The proteins below come from a single Sphingomicrobium sediminis genomic window:
- the thrS gene encoding threonine--tRNA ligase has product MTEMVKIELPDGSVKEMPEGATPYDVAADIGPGLAKAAMAARVDGEVRDLKRPFEGDAKLALITKRDEADALELVRHDFAHVLAEAVQNMYPGTQITFGPATDDGFYYDFAPAPGRGMFTEEDLPAIEEEMRRIIAADKPLIREVWDREQVRQFFIDNGEAFKAEWVMELPEDEPITMYKTGTGEADWIDLCRGPHLPSTGYLDPKAFKLTRVSGAYWRGDQSNPMLSRIYGTAWLDRKQLKQHLVRLEEAAKRDHRKLGAEMDLFHLQQEAHGSVFWHPNGFRVWRELEAYMRRAIDDGGYNEIKTPQLMDVKQWTQSGHWGKYAENMFAVPDIVPNVESEEEAASPDIADDADWMAIKPMNCPAHVLVFKQGITSYRELPIRLYENGCCHRNEPHGALHGLMRVRQFTQDDAHIFCTEDQVVEEIHKFCRLADRIYKDFGYTYHVKLATRPEKRFGSDEMWDKAEQEMRDAVKAAGMDNDEYGWEELEGEGAFYAPKLEWHLTDAIGRTWQVGTIQSDRVLPERLDASYIGEDGERHRPVMLHRAIFGSYERFIGMLIEHYAGKMPLWLAPRQAVVATIVSDADDYAKQVHAKLEAAGLRSEVDLRNEKINYKVREHSLGKVPLLVVVGKREAEEGTVALRRLGSDEHQKIMTLDELVEMMKDEATPPDLK; this is encoded by the coding sequence ATGACCGAGATGGTGAAAATCGAGCTGCCCGACGGCAGCGTGAAGGAAATGCCCGAAGGCGCGACCCCCTATGACGTCGCGGCGGACATCGGGCCGGGGCTCGCGAAAGCGGCAATGGCGGCGCGCGTCGATGGCGAAGTGCGCGACCTGAAGCGTCCCTTCGAGGGTGATGCCAAGCTGGCGCTGATCACCAAGCGCGACGAGGCCGATGCGCTCGAGCTGGTACGCCACGACTTCGCGCACGTTCTCGCCGAGGCGGTGCAGAATATGTATCCGGGCACCCAGATCACCTTCGGCCCCGCCACCGATGACGGCTTCTATTATGATTTCGCGCCCGCGCCGGGTCGCGGCATGTTCACCGAAGAGGATTTGCCGGCGATCGAGGAAGAGATGCGCCGCATCATCGCCGCCGATAAACCGCTGATCCGCGAAGTGTGGGATCGCGAGCAGGTGCGCCAGTTCTTCATCGACAATGGCGAGGCCTTCAAGGCCGAGTGGGTGATGGAGCTGCCTGAAGACGAGCCCATCACGATGTACAAGACGGGCACTGGCGAGGCCGACTGGATCGACCTGTGCCGCGGTCCGCATCTGCCCTCGACCGGCTATCTCGATCCCAAGGCGTTCAAGCTGACCCGCGTGTCGGGCGCCTATTGGCGCGGCGACCAGTCGAACCCGATGCTCTCGCGCATCTACGGCACCGCCTGGCTCGACCGGAAGCAGCTGAAGCAGCATCTCGTCCGGCTGGAAGAAGCGGCCAAGCGCGACCATCGCAAATTGGGCGCGGAGATGGACCTGTTCCACCTCCAGCAGGAGGCGCATGGCAGCGTCTTCTGGCACCCCAATGGCTTCCGCGTCTGGCGCGAGCTCGAAGCCTATATGCGCCGCGCGATCGACGATGGCGGCTATAACGAGATCAAGACCCCGCAGCTCATGGACGTGAAGCAGTGGACCCAGTCGGGCCACTGGGGGAAATATGCCGAGAACATGTTCGCGGTCCCCGACATCGTTCCCAATGTCGAGAGCGAGGAAGAGGCCGCGTCGCCCGACATTGCCGACGATGCGGATTGGATGGCGATCAAGCCGATGAACTGCCCGGCCCACGTGCTCGTCTTCAAGCAGGGCATCACGTCCTATCGCGAGCTGCCGATCCGGCTCTATGAAAATGGCTGCTGCCACCGCAACGAGCCGCATGGCGCGCTGCACGGCCTCATGCGCGTGCGCCAGTTCACCCAGGACGATGCGCACATCTTCTGCACCGAGGACCAGGTGGTCGAGGAGATCCACAAATTCTGTCGCCTCGCCGACCGGATCTACAAGGATTTCGGCTACACCTATCATGTGAAGCTCGCGACCCGCCCCGAAAAGCGCTTCGGCAGCGACGAGATGTGGGACAAGGCCGAGCAGGAAATGCGCGACGCGGTCAAGGCCGCGGGCATGGACAATGACGAATATGGCTGGGAAGAGCTGGAGGGCGAAGGCGCCTTCTACGCGCCCAAGCTGGAATGGCACCTCACCGATGCGATCGGCCGCACTTGGCAGGTCGGCACCATCCAGTCCGACCGCGTGCTGCCCGAGCGTCTCGATGCCTCCTATATCGGCGAAGATGGCGAGCGCCATCGCCCGGTCATGCTCCACCGCGCCATCTTCGGTTCCTACGAGCGCTTCATCGGCATGCTGATCGAGCATTATGCCGGCAAGATGCCGCTCTGGCTTGCGCCGCGTCAGGCGGTCGTTGCGACCATCGTTTCCGATGCCGACGATTATGCCAAGCAGGTGCATGCCAAGCTGGAAGCCGCAGGGCTGCGCAGCGAGGTCGATCTTCGCAACGAAAAGATCAACTACAAGGTGCGCGAGCATAGCCTCGGCAAGGTCCCGCTGCTGGTCGTCGTCGGCAAGCGCGAGGCCGAGGAAGGGACCGTCGCGTTGCGCCGTCTCGGCTCGGACGAGCATCAGAAGATCATGACGCTCGACGAGCTGGTCGAGATGATGAAGGACGAGGCGACTCCCCCCGACCTCAAGTGA